A section of the Leminorella richardii genome encodes:
- a CDS encoding autotransporter outer membrane beta-barrel domain-containing protein, with protein sequence MKLNKLVLALPALFSASFAAYGSDAPVPPKPFPSEVATPDINNILSTATDGWPTAKGKWDAKYQSIITGNQYINGETFTRTWFPEQFLYVENNSYSLNNKVDSLQLTFRSGSVAIGNEVKGGIVSPTDPNKIYSGFLSMMEDSIAYDTVVGNLGSISLGNDAKAYNTVVNTGGRMVVGTRGYAQANLIDGGYLEQSVTSTSNTKDTLVINGGKHVIYGGTATNTHIGSGSHQMTSGLAIDTVLYDGAIQQVYSGAGKDWTADKNTTVLSGATQLVTRGVSEGAQVYGIQVISGVDGSWENGVWTSDANMRVDGQTVKGATVYAGGVQRLQTGEAIGTQVYGLQIVSGEKGGWANGEWTGQGVWVGENVLGQTQIATDSVIHQGGVQRVEFYADADKTLVDGGKQQVNELGHISNTTIQNGGESTIAYGAYSTGTLDVNDGSLTMEGGDLHSWTGDLGGKGAYATQVNLTSPTAFMYVQHNGNTAESEATVETLTNNGTVVFGRKDGGDAGVYSRLEVQDLKGSGTFVMNTNINGGLGDFLNVSNSIDGAFNVKVMDSGSELRSRAGVNPHHLIFANGSDSSNFTLVNGSVDLGAYKYYLVQGTGTDSDNWYLSPKAADPNPNPNPDPDPNPNPGPNPNPKPEISEGGKNAIAMANVTPTIWDGELSTLRTRLGDLRDNQSAQDGAWGKYITNRYRISTDNVGYKQDMNGVMLGGDHAIALDNARLLIGGMFSYTHSELDASSSDGKVDSYALGLYTTWMHDSGFYLDGVLKANHFRTENSARFNDGKTTAKDNSNGIGFSLEAGKHIKVDSYFIEPYVLGSVFRGEKTGYRFSSGMKVKADSAESMKGEVGTTFGKSFLLENGALIKPYVRLAVSHEFKKDNDVTINSTERFSNDMSGTVGKYGVGFTAQLDSKWSTYAEFNYAEGSHVEMPYGGHLGVRYSF encoded by the coding sequence ATGAAGCTTAATAAGCTAGTGTTGGCATTGCCTGCACTGTTTTCAGCCTCTTTTGCAGCTTACGGCTCAGATGCCCCTGTTCCCCCAAAACCGTTTCCTTCCGAAGTTGCTACGCCGGATATAAATAACATCCTCAGCACAGCGACTGACGGCTGGCCGACGGCAAAGGGAAAGTGGGATGCTAAATATCAGTCAATTATTACTGGTAATCAGTATATCAATGGTGAAACGTTTACCAGAACCTGGTTCCCTGAACAGTTTCTCTATGTTGAAAATAATTCCTATAGTCTGAACAACAAAGTAGATTCTTTACAGCTGACGTTTAGAAGCGGGAGCGTTGCAATTGGCAACGAGGTGAAAGGCGGCATTGTTAGTCCAACCGATCCGAACAAAATTTACAGTGGCTTCCTCTCTATGATGGAAGACTCTATTGCCTATGACACAGTGGTTGGAAATCTCGGCAGCATCAGTCTGGGTAACGACGCCAAAGCCTATAATACAGTGGTTAACACCGGTGGCAGAATGGTTGTTGGCACCCGGGGTTACGCACAGGCTAACCTGATTGACGGCGGCTATCTGGAACAGTCGGTAACCAGCACATCCAATACCAAAGATACTTTAGTCATCAACGGCGGTAAGCACGTCATTTACGGCGGGACGGCCACCAATACCCATATTGGCAGCGGCAGCCACCAGATGACCAGCGGTTTGGCTATTGATACTGTGCTGTATGACGGCGCTATCCAGCAGGTTTACTCTGGTGCAGGTAAAGACTGGACGGCAGATAAAAATACCACCGTACTCAGTGGCGCAACTCAGCTCGTCACTCGCGGTGTTTCCGAAGGTGCTCAGGTTTACGGTATTCAGGTCATCAGCGGCGTTGACGGCTCGTGGGAGAACGGCGTGTGGACCTCTGACGCTAACATGCGCGTTGATGGCCAAACGGTGAAAGGTGCGACGGTGTATGCCGGTGGTGTACAGCGTCTTCAAACCGGCGAAGCGATCGGAACTCAGGTGTATGGTCTACAAATCGTCAGCGGTGAAAAAGGCGGCTGGGCTAACGGTGAATGGACCGGGCAGGGCGTTTGGGTTGGTGAGAACGTGCTTGGTCAAACGCAGATTGCTACCGACTCTGTTATTCATCAGGGCGGCGTACAGCGCGTCGAATTCTATGCAGATGCGGATAAAACGCTGGTTGATGGCGGCAAGCAGCAGGTTAACGAGCTTGGCCACATTTCGAACACCACGATTCAAAACGGCGGTGAGTCGACGATCGCCTACGGTGCATACTCTACCGGTACGCTGGACGTCAACGACGGTTCTCTGACAATGGAAGGCGGTGACCTTCACTCGTGGACGGGAGATCTGGGTGGTAAAGGCGCTTATGCTACACAAGTCAACCTGACTAGCCCCACGGCGTTCATGTACGTTCAGCACAATGGAAATACGGCTGAATCTGAAGCTACGGTTGAAACGCTGACTAACAACGGCACCGTGGTCTTCGGGCGTAAGGACGGAGGAGACGCTGGTGTATACAGTCGTCTGGAGGTTCAGGATCTGAAAGGTTCAGGTACTTTCGTGATGAACACCAACATCAACGGCGGACTGGGCGACTTCCTGAATGTCAGCAACAGTATCGACGGTGCGTTTAACGTCAAGGTCATGGATTCCGGCAGCGAGTTAAGAAGCCGCGCTGGGGTTAATCCTCATCACCTGATTTTCGCCAACGGCAGCGACAGCAGCAACTTTACGCTGGTGAACGGCAGTGTCGATCTGGGTGCCTATAAGTACTACCTAGTACAGGGCACTGGCACAGACAGCGATAACTGGTATTTGTCTCCGAAGGCTGCGGATCCAAATCCAAACCCGAATCCAGATCCCGATCCGAACCCAAATCCAGGGCCTAACCCAAATCCGAAGCCTGAAATCTCCGAAGGCGGTAAAAACGCCATTGCGATGGCTAACGTGACGCCGACTATTTGGGACGGTGAACTCTCTACTCTGAGAACGCGTCTGGGCGATCTGCGAGATAACCAAAGCGCACAGGATGGCGCATGGGGTAAATACATTACTAACCGCTATCGCATTTCTACCGACAACGTTGGCTATAAGCAGGACATGAACGGTGTCATGCTGGGTGGTGACCACGCGATTGCGCTGGACAACGCTCGCCTGCTGATCGGCGGCATGTTCTCATATACCCACTCTGAACTGGATGCGAGCAGCAGTGACGGTAAAGTAGATAGCTATGCGCTGGGTCTGTATACCACTTGGATGCACGACAGCGGCTTCTATCTGGACGGCGTGCTGAAGGCTAACCACTTCAGAACGGAAAACAGCGCCAGATTTAACGACGGTAAAACGACGGCGAAGGACAACAGCAACGGCATCGGCTTCTCACTTGAAGCGGGCAAGCACATTAAAGTGGACAGCTACTTTATTGAGCCTTACGTGCTGGGCTCCGTGTTCCGCGGTGAAAAAACCGGATATCGCTTCAGCAGCGGCATGAAGGTGAAGGCCGACTCGGCGGAGTCTATGAAGGGTGAAGTCGGTACGACCTTTGGCAAGTCATTCCTGCTGGAAAATGGTGCGCTGATTAAGCCTTATGTGCGACTGGCTGTAAGTCATGAGTTCAAGAAGGATAACGACGTAACTATCAACAGCACCGAGCGTTTCTCTAACGATATGTCCGGTACTGTAGGTAAATACGGCGTAGGCTTTACGGCTCAGTTGGACAGCAAGTGGTCAACTTACGCGGAATTTAACTATGCTGAGGGTAGCCACGTAGAAATGCCTTACGGCGGCCATCTTGGCGTTCGCTATAGCTTCTAA
- the eptB gene encoding kdo(2)-lipid A phosphoethanolamine 7''-transferase, with amino-acid sequence MEYIRSITQQKLSFLLALYIGLFMNGAVLYRRFIGYSYDFTVWKGAAAIVELSATVLATFFLLRVLSLLGNCVWRLLTSFIVLCSAGASYYMTFLNVVIGYGIIASVMTTDIDLSKEVVGWQFVAWVILISALPLGAIWINRGRDTLLWQLKTRGLRVKSLLIVLLSGLLVWGPIRLLDLQQKKVERTTGVDLPSYGGVVSNSYLPSNWLSALGLFAWTQFDESSDSRSLLNPATEFTYRAPSDLDDAYVVFIIGETTRWDHMGILGYERNTTPKLAQEKNLIAFRGEACDTATKLSLRCMFVREGGADENPQRTLKEQNIFAVLKQLGFSSSLYAMQSELWFYSNTMADNIAYREQIGAEPRNRGKHVDDMVLVEEMSRSLRENPQGKHLIVLHTKGSHYNYTQRYPRSFAQWQPECIGKDSPCDKESLINSYDNSVSYVDHFISSVFDLLRDKKAIVFYAADHGESINDLEHLHGTPRNMAPSEQFRVPLLVWMSDSYLESPEKAKMFESLKAQADKDLTRRHVELYDSIMGCLGYTSPDGGINEKNNWCSLSGNSTKD; translated from the coding sequence ATGGAATATATAAGATCGATAACGCAGCAGAAGCTGAGTTTTTTGTTGGCCCTTTACATTGGGCTGTTTATGAACGGTGCGGTACTTTACCGTCGATTCATTGGTTACTCTTACGACTTTACCGTGTGGAAAGGGGCGGCAGCCATAGTCGAGCTGTCAGCTACAGTACTGGCGACATTTTTCCTGCTGAGAGTGCTGTCTCTGCTGGGCAATTGCGTCTGGCGTCTGCTGACTTCTTTTATTGTGCTGTGTTCCGCCGGAGCCAGCTACTATATGACATTTTTGAACGTGGTGATCGGCTACGGCATTATTGCATCAGTCATGACCACGGATATCGATCTGTCGAAAGAGGTTGTTGGGTGGCAGTTTGTCGCCTGGGTTATTCTAATTAGTGCACTTCCGCTAGGGGCGATTTGGATTAACCGTGGTCGAGATACCCTTTTATGGCAGCTGAAAACGCGCGGCCTGCGGGTGAAGAGCCTGCTTATTGTTTTACTGTCTGGCCTGCTGGTCTGGGGACCGATTCGCCTGTTAGACCTTCAACAAAAGAAAGTGGAGCGTACCACTGGTGTAGACTTACCCAGCTACGGTGGTGTTGTCTCCAATTCTTATTTACCTTCCAACTGGCTGTCAGCGCTGGGCCTGTTTGCCTGGACGCAGTTTGATGAGTCTTCCGACAGTCGTTCTCTATTGAATCCGGCAACGGAATTTACCTATCGAGCGCCAAGCGATCTGGATGACGCCTATGTGGTGTTTATTATCGGAGAGACGACCCGTTGGGATCACATGGGCATTTTAGGCTACGAACGCAACACGACGCCGAAGCTGGCGCAAGAAAAGAATCTTATCGCCTTTCGCGGCGAGGCCTGCGATACGGCGACCAAGCTGTCTCTACGGTGTATGTTTGTCAGAGAGGGCGGTGCGGATGAAAATCCTCAGCGAACGCTAAAAGAGCAAAATATATTTGCAGTGCTTAAACAGCTTGGCTTTAGTTCATCGCTGTACGCTATGCAGAGCGAACTGTGGTTTTACAGTAACACCATGGCGGACAACATTGCCTATCGCGAGCAGATTGGGGCTGAACCTCGCAACCGCGGCAAGCACGTAGACGATATGGTTCTGGTGGAAGAAATGAGTCGATCTCTGCGGGAGAACCCACAGGGGAAACACTTGATTGTTCTTCACACTAAGGGCTCACACTATAACTATACTCAGCGCTACCCGCGCAGTTTTGCCCAGTGGCAGCCAGAGTGCATAGGAAAAGACAGCCCGTGCGATAAAGAGTCGTTGATTAACTCTTATGACAACTCGGTAAGCTATGTCGATCACTTCATCAGCAGCGTGTTTGATTTGCTGCGAGACAAGAAAGCGATTGTGTTTTACGCCGCCGACCACGGTGAGTCGATTAATGATTTGGAGCATCTGCACGGCACTCCGCGCAATATGGCGCCGTCGGAGCAGTTTAGGGTTCCTCTGCTGGTGTGGATGTCAGATAGCTATCTGGAGTCGCCAGAGAAAGCAAAAATGTTTGAAAGCCTGAAGGCGCAGGCAGATAAAGATCTCACCCGTCGTCATGTAGAGCTATATGACAGTATTATGGGCTGCCTTGGCTATACGTCTCCAGATGGTGGAATTAACGAGAAAAATAACTGGTGCAGCCTGTCAGGAAATTCGACAAAAGACTGA
- the surE gene encoding 5'/3'-nucleotidase SurE, whose translation MVEKSLRRVLLTNDDGIDAPGMALLERAASLIAEEVWIVAPALDKSGVSNAISLREPLRAVSRGERRYGVYGTPADCVALAINQIMKDAPPDLVLSGVNAGSNLGFETLLSGTVGAAMTGMLMGVPSIALSQNDSADGTVNWSCTERYLLETLQKLVKLSWDSEVCLSVNFPTVAPEEVKGLKVTTQGRGNVEKLSATKTLDPHGEAYYWIRIQEGEPETREDGEIVAVEKGYITLTPLTYERTAWQEFVRLSEVVS comes from the coding sequence ATGGTGGAAAAAAGCCTACGCCGCGTCCTGTTAACTAACGACGATGGTATTGACGCGCCGGGAATGGCGCTGCTTGAACGGGCAGCGAGTCTGATTGCCGAGGAAGTGTGGATTGTTGCCCCTGCGCTGGATAAAAGCGGTGTGTCAAACGCCATTAGCCTGAGGGAGCCGCTGCGCGCTGTTTCTCGCGGTGAACGTCGCTATGGCGTTTACGGCACGCCGGCTGACTGTGTAGCGCTAGCGATAAATCAAATCATGAAAGACGCTCCCCCCGATTTGGTGCTGTCTGGGGTGAATGCTGGGTCAAACCTTGGTTTTGAAACGCTGCTGTCGGGCACGGTTGGCGCTGCGATGACGGGAATGCTAATGGGTGTCCCTTCCATTGCCTTAAGCCAGAACGATAGCGCGGACGGTACTGTGAACTGGTCGTGTACCGAGCGCTATTTACTCGAGACGCTGCAAAAGCTAGTGAAGCTTAGCTGGGACTCCGAAGTTTGTCTGAGTGTGAATTTTCCAACCGTTGCGCCTGAAGAGGTTAAAGGCTTAAAAGTCACGACTCAGGGAAGGGGGAACGTTGAAAAACTCAGCGCGACAAAGACCCTCGATCCTCATGGAGAGGCCTATTACTGGATACGTATTCAAGAGGGTGAGCCGGAGACGCGTGAAGACGGTGAAATTGTTGCTGTTGAAAAGGGATACATTACGCTTACTCCACTGACTTATGAACGAACCGCGTGGCAGGAGTTTGTCCGGCTGTCTGAGGTCGTCAGCTAA
- the ychF gene encoding redox-regulated ATPase YchF, translated as MGFKCGIVGLPNVGKSTLFNALTKAGIEAANFPFCTIEPNTGVVPMPDPRLDKLAEIVKPQRVLPTTMEFVDIAGLVKGASKGEGLGNQFLTNIRETEAIGHVVRCFENDNIIHVSGKVNPIEDIDVINTELALSDLEACERAIHRVQKKAKGGDKDAKAELAALEKCLPHLENAGMLRALDLSDEEKSAIRYLSFLTLKPTMYIANVNEDGFENNPYLDQVKAIAEKEGSVVVAVCAAVESDIAELEDDERDEFMAEMGLTEPGLNRVIRAGYSLLNLQTYFTAGVKEVRAWTIPVGATAPQAAGKIHTDFEKGFIRAQTIAFDDFITYKGEQGAKEAGKMRSEGKDYIVKDGDVMNFLFNV; from the coding sequence ATGGGATTCAAATGTGGCATCGTCGGGCTGCCTAACGTGGGTAAATCCACCCTGTTTAACGCATTAACCAAAGCGGGTATTGAAGCGGCTAACTTTCCGTTCTGCACTATCGAACCGAATACCGGCGTTGTTCCCATGCCAGATCCCCGCCTCGACAAACTGGCTGAAATCGTCAAGCCGCAGCGCGTTCTGCCTACAACTATGGAGTTCGTCGATATTGCTGGGCTGGTAAAAGGCGCTTCTAAAGGGGAAGGTCTTGGCAATCAGTTTCTCACCAACATTCGCGAAACCGAAGCCATTGGCCACGTTGTTCGCTGCTTTGAAAACGACAATATTATTCACGTTTCCGGCAAGGTAAACCCGATAGAAGATATCGACGTCATCAACACTGAGCTGGCACTGTCGGATCTGGAAGCCTGTGAGCGCGCGATTCATCGCGTACAGAAGAAAGCCAAAGGTGGAGATAAAGACGCCAAGGCCGAACTGGCCGCGCTGGAAAAGTGCCTGCCCCACTTGGAAAACGCGGGTATGCTGCGCGCGCTAGACCTTTCTGACGAAGAAAAGTCCGCCATTCGCTACCTGAGCTTTTTAACCCTGAAGCCGACTATGTACATCGCTAACGTCAACGAAGACGGCTTTGAGAACAACCCCTATCTGGATCAGGTAAAAGCCATTGCAGAAAAAGAAGGCTCCGTCGTGGTCGCCGTTTGTGCCGCTGTCGAATCCGACATTGCTGAGCTGGAAGATGACGAACGCGATGAGTTTATGGCAGAAATGGGCCTGACCGAGCCGGGCCTGAACCGCGTGATCCGCGCCGGTTACAGCCTGCTTAACCTGCAAACCTATTTCACCGCCGGTGTAAAAGAAGTGCGCGCCTGGACTATCCCTGTCGGCGCAACCGCACCTCAGGCGGCCGGGAAAATCCACACCGACTTTGAGAAAGGCTTTATCCGCGCCCAAACCATCGCCTTTGACGACTTCATCACCTATAAGGGTGAACAAGGCGCTAAAGAAGCGGGCAAAATGCGCTCTGAAGGTAAAGACTACATTGTCAAAGACGGCGATGTGATGAACTTCTTGTTCAACGTGTAA
- a CDS encoding cyclophilin-like fold protein, producing MKKRLFLSFCLIANGVFPVHANNLPQPGKENPIKIKMTIHQQSYDVELEDNPTTKALIKRLPLTLTMQELNGNEKFADLSSTLPISPIGPGTIHEGELMLYGRQTLVLFYQTFQTSYSYTSIGRIIASDTLQNTVGHSNISVNFSMVE from the coding sequence TTGAAAAAACGGCTATTTCTATCATTTTGCCTGATCGCAAATGGCGTGTTTCCAGTTCATGCTAATAACTTGCCCCAGCCAGGCAAGGAGAACCCGATAAAAATCAAGATGACCATCCATCAGCAGAGTTATGACGTTGAGCTTGAGGATAATCCGACAACAAAGGCACTTATTAAACGGCTCCCACTGACTCTGACCATGCAGGAGCTTAACGGAAATGAGAAATTTGCTGACTTATCCAGTACGTTACCCATTAGTCCGATCGGCCCTGGAACCATTCACGAGGGGGAGCTCATGCTATACGGTCGCCAAACCCTGGTGCTTTTTTACCAGACATTTCAGACATCCTACAGCTATACGTCAATCGGTAGGATAATTGCGTCTGATACGCTGCAAAATACCGTTGGGCACAGTAACATCTCAGTAAATTTCTCGATGGTGGAATAG
- a CDS encoding alpha/beta hydrolase produces the protein MKNMTLALGLLISSFAATAADMSKGADNFYKSDKVTWQKVTFKNQYQMNVAGNLFIPNTLNRNAKNPAVIVGHPMGAVKEQSSNLYAQKLAEQGFVTLAIDLSFWGESEGKPGHLISPEIYSDDFSAAVDYLSTQPYIDPQNIGVLGICGSGSFVINAAKIDPRMKAIATVSMYDMGSAFRNGLNHSQTPEQRKAFIKSAIEQRFAEFKGADKAYIPGTVNQLDESTPAIQREFFDFYRTARGGYTPQGEKEELTTKPMLSSIGKFMNFYPFNDIETISPSPMLFITGDQAHSKEFSEDAYRRAGQPKELYVVPGAGHVDLYDRTDLIPFEKLTSFFKAGLK, from the coding sequence ATGAAGAATATGACTCTGGCGCTGGGGCTGTTAATCAGCTCATTCGCCGCCACCGCGGCGGACATGTCAAAAGGCGCGGACAACTTTTATAAAAGCGATAAGGTTACATGGCAAAAGGTGACGTTTAAAAATCAGTATCAGATGAACGTCGCGGGCAATCTGTTCATCCCGAACACGCTGAATCGGAATGCTAAAAATCCGGCCGTTATTGTCGGACACCCGATGGGGGCGGTAAAAGAACAAAGCTCTAATCTGTATGCACAAAAACTGGCAGAACAGGGCTTTGTGACTCTGGCGATTGACCTCTCTTTTTGGGGGGAAAGTGAAGGCAAGCCGGGACATCTGATTTCACCAGAAATTTATTCTGACGACTTCAGTGCCGCGGTCGATTATCTCAGCACGCAGCCCTATATTGATCCCCAGAATATCGGCGTGCTGGGGATCTGCGGCAGCGGCAGCTTTGTGATCAACGCGGCTAAAATTGACCCACGAATGAAAGCGATCGCCACCGTCAGCATGTATGACATGGGCTCTGCTTTCCGAAATGGTCTGAACCATTCCCAGACGCCAGAGCAGCGCAAAGCCTTTATTAAATCGGCCATTGAACAGCGGTTTGCAGAATTTAAAGGCGCAGATAAGGCCTATATTCCGGGAACCGTTAATCAGCTAGATGAATCAACACCGGCCATTCAGCGAGAGTTTTTTGATTTCTATCGCACTGCTCGAGGCGGCTACACTCCGCAGGGCGAGAAAGAAGAGCTAACAACCAAACCCATGTTGAGCAGCATCGGCAAATTTATGAATTTCTATCCGTTCAATGATATTGAGACGATTTCACCGAGCCCAATGCTGTTTATTACTGGCGACCAGGCGCATTCGAAAGAATTTAGCGAAGATGCTTACAGGCGTGCAGGTCAACCGAAGGAGCTGTATGTTGTTCCTGGTGCAGGCCATGTCGATCTGTACGATCGTACTGACCTAATTCCTTTTGAGAAGCTGACATCATTCTTCAAAGCCGGCCTGAAATAA
- a CDS encoding MFS transporter, with translation MSTLTCETARDKDRAYWSGVLAMTLCIFVLIASEFMPVSLLTPIAADLGVSEGLAGQGIAISGALAVLTSLSLSTLAGNLNRKYLLLSMTALMAISAMIVALSSNYMIYMAGRALIGIAIGGFWSMSAATALRLVPQHLVPRALAIFNGGNALATVVAAPLGSYLGAVIGWRGAFLCLVPVAIAAFIWQCFSLPMMMADKSPRARGSFFHLLSSPLVVIGLLACGLFFMGQFSLFTYVRPFLETVTQVEIDTLTLILLTIGVAGFIGTLVISVFLKAGFYPTLTVIPLLMAAIAGTLILLGHNVWAVALLLGFWGLMATAAPTGWWTWVARTLPDDAETGGGLMVAVIQLSIALGSTLGGLAFDHTGWQSTFILSGGLLIAAAGLAFLTSRKHITHTRG, from the coding sequence ATGTCCACACTGACCTGCGAAACAGCACGTGATAAGGATCGCGCCTACTGGAGCGGCGTATTGGCGATGACGCTATGCATCTTTGTGCTTATCGCATCGGAATTTATGCCGGTGAGCCTGCTGACACCCATTGCAGCCGATCTGGGGGTGAGTGAAGGGCTGGCCGGGCAGGGGATTGCCATTTCTGGGGCGTTGGCGGTGCTAACTAGCCTGTCTCTTTCCACTCTGGCTGGAAATCTGAATCGTAAATATCTGCTGCTGAGCATGACGGCGTTAATGGCTATATCGGCAATGATTGTCGCTCTGTCTTCCAACTACATGATCTATATGGCGGGCCGAGCCCTGATTGGTATTGCGATTGGCGGGTTCTGGTCGATGTCTGCCGCCACTGCCCTTCGGCTGGTGCCGCAGCATCTGGTGCCTCGTGCATTGGCCATCTTCAATGGCGGAAACGCCCTTGCTACCGTCGTGGCGGCACCGCTTGGCAGCTATCTCGGTGCGGTGATTGGCTGGCGCGGAGCCTTCTTGTGCCTGGTCCCGGTGGCGATAGCGGCCTTCATCTGGCAGTGTTTCAGCCTGCCCATGATGATGGCTGATAAAAGCCCACGAGCTCGCGGCTCGTTTTTTCACCTTCTCTCCAGCCCGCTTGTCGTGATTGGTCTGCTGGCCTGTGGGCTGTTCTTTATGGGGCAGTTCTCGTTATTCACTTACGTACGCCCGTTCCTTGAAACCGTCACACAGGTGGAGATCGACACGTTAACGCTCATTTTGCTGACCATCGGCGTAGCGGGCTTTATCGGGACGTTGGTGATTAGCGTTTTTTTGAAAGCGGGCTTTTATCCTACGCTGACTGTTATCCCTTTGCTGATGGCCGCCATTGCCGGGACGTTGATACTGTTGGGTCACAACGTCTGGGCTGTGGCACTGCTGCTGGGGTTCTGGGGATTGATGGCAACCGCTGCGCCAACCGGATGGTGGACATGGGTGGCACGCACGCTGCCAGATGACGCCGAGACAGGCGGCGGCTTAATGGTCGCGGTGATACAGCTATCCATCGCGCTGGGCTCCACGCTCGGCGGTCTCGCATTCGACCACACCGGCTGGCAGAGCACTTTTATCCTGAGCGGAGGGCTCCTGATTGCCGCAGCAGGACTGGCATTTCTGACATCGCGTAAACATATCACGCACACGAGAGGATGA
- a CDS encoding LysR family transcriptional regulator — protein MKRNLNDLFYFVTVAREGSFTRAAAHLGVTQPALSQAISALEERMQIRLLMRTTRSVSPTAAGERLLQGIGNRIDEIEAELDMLTELRDKPAGTVRITCGPDVLRTTLLPKLTPLLHEHPDIHIEFDANHGFRDIVADRFDAGVRLGDTIDKDMIAIPIGPELRMAAVASPDYFSHHPIPQTPHELTQHCCINQRMVKSGGLYVWDFDQNGGDLNVRVSGQVTFNTSEHIVYAALAGLGIAFLPEEEFGTHMKEGRLIRVLEPWCQPFPGYYLYYPSRKQVSPAFSLVLDALRVHRKRQPVNTATLEGRNN, from the coding sequence ATGAAACGCAATCTGAACGATCTTTTCTATTTTGTCACCGTTGCTCGTGAAGGAAGTTTTACTCGCGCGGCGGCTCATCTTGGCGTGACGCAGCCCGCGCTTAGCCAGGCAATTTCTGCACTGGAAGAACGTATGCAAATTCGTCTCCTCATGCGAACCACCCGCAGTGTGTCGCCAACCGCTGCCGGAGAACGCTTGTTACAGGGCATCGGCAACCGCATTGATGAGATTGAAGCCGAGCTGGATATGCTCACGGAGTTGCGTGATAAACCCGCAGGTACGGTGCGGATCACCTGTGGGCCGGACGTTTTACGTACCACGCTGTTACCCAAACTGACGCCGCTTCTGCACGAGCATCCGGATATCCATATTGAGTTCGACGCCAACCACGGTTTTCGCGATATTGTTGCGGACCGTTTTGACGCCGGTGTTCGCCTGGGGGACACCATTGATAAAGACATGATAGCCATACCAATTGGCCCAGAATTACGTATGGCAGCCGTGGCTTCGCCAGATTATTTCTCGCATCATCCCATTCCGCAAACGCCGCATGAACTGACGCAGCACTGCTGTATTAATCAGCGCATGGTCAAATCCGGCGGGCTGTACGTCTGGGATTTTGATCAGAATGGTGGCGATTTAAACGTGCGCGTTAGCGGGCAGGTAACGTTTAACACTTCAGAACACATTGTTTATGCTGCGCTGGCGGGTTTGGGTATCGCTTTTCTACCTGAGGAAGAATTTGGTACTCATATGAAAGAAGGCCGCCTAATCCGTGTGCTTGAACCATGGTGTCAGCCCTTTCCTGGATACTATTTGTATTACCCCAGCCGCAAGCAAGTCTCTCCCGCATTCTCACTGGTGCTCGATGCCCTGCGCGTTCACCGGAAACGACAACCGGTAAACACGGCAACTTTAGAGGGCAGGAACAACTAA
- a CDS encoding Dabb family protein, giving the protein MMKHIVFLQFKESLTKQDIQLVFDRLGELREPIPQIKSYKYGKYDSNEGANQGFDYGFEMEFDNAADRDIYLHHPVHVALAGTIIPQLKDGLNSLLAFDYDPTKGL; this is encoded by the coding sequence ATGATGAAGCATATTGTTTTTTTGCAGTTTAAAGAGTCTTTAACCAAGCAAGATATCCAGCTCGTTTTCGATCGGTTAGGCGAACTACGCGAACCCATTCCGCAGATCAAATCCTATAAGTATGGCAAGTATGACAGTAACGAGGGTGCTAATCAGGGGTTTGATTACGGTTTTGAAATGGAGTTCGACAACGCCGCAGATCGTGACATCTATCTTCACCATCCCGTTCACGTTGCGCTGGCCGGCACTATTATCCCCCAGTTGAAAGACGGCCTCAATTCTCTGCTGGCTTTTGACTACGATCCCACTAAAGGATTGTAA